A part of Sediminispirochaeta bajacaliforniensis DSM 16054 genomic DNA contains:
- a CDS encoding methyl-accepting chemotaxis protein: MGIRARLLVGFLLVAFMSLLVGIVGLRNMRVINDAADTMYENELLGLSYIKEANLNTLYAVRAEKNLLLADSFELKNQYASAWKKSVETVDELLAEAGKRFVTEGGQAAVSKALDGYNSWLPLTTQVIELGSSHDMEKIIAAKKLSMEAARTQFDSMDSALTDATDRKENNAHSIAEQTSALYRSSVILMACVIVAAVLLGGIIGFLLSNSVLRTVGGEPVLVEQVADKVAAGDLEIDISAVEKATGIRRSLLLMVENLRSIVADIQNATAQVATGSEEISSTSENLSQGSAEQASGAEEVSSSIEEMGATIKQNMDNAAMTEKIALQAATDAAKGGTAVGQAVQAIREISGKIGIIEEIARQTNLLALNAAIEAARAGDAGKGFAVVASEVRKLAERSQHASAEISSLSKTTVDTATQAGELIDKIVPDIRKTADLVQEISAASREQGTGADQITNAMVQLDTVIQQNASSSEELASMAEELSGQASALSETIAFFRLKKSEEANGPSQGNKKGEERVTAIVPAVPADFEEL; encoded by the coding sequence ATGGGTATACGGGCTAGGCTTCTGGTTGGTTTTTTGCTTGTTGCATTCATGTCTTTGCTGGTTGGAATTGTCGGTCTGCGAAACATGCGTGTTATTAATGATGCCGCCGATACCATGTATGAAAACGAACTATTGGGGCTTTCCTATATAAAGGAAGCAAATCTCAATACGCTTTATGCTGTACGTGCGGAAAAGAATCTTTTGTTGGCCGATTCTTTTGAACTGAAAAATCAGTATGCCTCAGCCTGGAAGAAAAGCGTGGAAACGGTAGATGAACTTCTTGCCGAGGCTGGAAAACGATTTGTCACCGAGGGGGGACAGGCTGCCGTTTCCAAGGCCCTTGACGGCTACAATAGCTGGCTCCCTCTCACAACGCAAGTCATTGAGCTCGGCTCTTCACATGATATGGAGAAGATCATTGCTGCCAAGAAGCTCTCCATGGAAGCCGCTCGAACACAATTTGATAGTATGGACAGTGCCTTAACCGATGCTACGGACAGAAAGGAGAATAATGCCCATTCCATTGCCGAGCAAACAAGCGCACTTTATCGATCCAGTGTCATTCTTATGGCCTGTGTCATTGTTGCGGCTGTGCTTTTGGGCGGGATCATAGGATTTCTCCTTTCCAATTCTGTTCTGAGGACAGTTGGAGGTGAACCTGTTCTCGTTGAGCAAGTTGCCGATAAAGTGGCTGCGGGCGATCTCGAGATTGATATATCGGCGGTGGAAAAGGCCACGGGAATACGGCGTTCGCTTCTTTTGATGGTGGAAAATCTTAGATCGATTGTCGCTGATATACAGAATGCTACCGCTCAAGTTGCGACGGGAAGTGAAGAGATCAGTTCTACCTCTGAGAATTTAAGCCAGGGATCTGCCGAACAGGCTTCGGGAGCCGAAGAGGTATCAAGCTCGATAGAGGAGATGGGGGCCACCATTAAACAGAATATGGATAATGCCGCCATGACCGAAAAGATTGCATTGCAGGCTGCAACAGATGCGGCAAAAGGGGGTACGGCAGTTGGCCAGGCCGTTCAGGCGATTCGTGAGATTTCCGGTAAGATCGGTATTATCGAGGAGATTGCCAGGCAGACAAATCTCCTGGCGTTGAATGCCGCCATTGAGGCTGCCCGGGCGGGCGATGCAGGTAAGGGATTTGCCGTTGTTGCAAGTGAGGTTCGGAAACTGGCAGAACGTAGCCAACATGCTTCCGCGGAAATCAGCAGTCTCTCCAAGACGACGGTTGATACGGCGACCCAGGCCGGAGAGCTCATTGATAAGATTGTTCCCGATATCCGTAAGACGGCGGATCTCGTTCAGGAGATATCCGCCGCTTCCAGGGAGCAGGGCACAGGGGCCGATCAGATTACCAATGCAATGGTACAACTTGATACCGTTATACAACAGAATGCATCATCGAGTGAGGAATTGGCATCCATGGCAGAGGAGCTTTCGGGGCAGGCCAGTGCATTATCCGAGACCATAGCCTTTTTTCGGCTCAAAAAATCTGAAGAGGCCAACGGCCCCTCTCAGGGAAATAAGAAAGGGGAGGAGCGCGTGACGGCCATTGTTCCGGCTGTTCCGGCGGATTTCGAAGAGCTGTAG
- a CDS encoding chemotaxis protein CheW, which yields MPIDNSSQYLTFSIEESVYAIPIASVREVLELQPITRLPGSDDSVLGIINVRGRSVPVSDVRVLFGLQPRRVSGDNVIIVLETISKSEMKTVGMLTDAVHEVLEISDSVIEEQPVMGDAAGENFIKGIGKQHDRFIVIVDIDRMFGET from the coding sequence ATGCCCATAGACAACAGCAGTCAGTATCTTACCTTTAGCATTGAGGAAAGTGTATATGCCATTCCCATTGCCTCAGTTCGAGAGGTTCTTGAACTGCAACCCATAACAAGGCTCCCCGGAAGCGATGATTCTGTTCTGGGTATCATAAACGTGAGAGGCAGAAGTGTTCCTGTTTCCGATGTACGGGTGCTTTTCGGCCTTCAGCCACGTAGGGTCTCGGGGGATAATGTCATCATCGTTCTTGAAACTATCTCGAAATCGGAGATGAAAACCGTTGGAATGCTCACAGATGCTGTCCATGAGGTGCTTGAGATTTCAGACTCTGTCATCGAGGAGCAGCCGGTAATGGGAGATGCAGCCGGTGAGAATTTCATAAAGGGCATTGGGAAACAGCATGATCGGTTCATCGTGATAGTGGATATTGATCGGATGTTCGGTGAAACATAG
- a CDS encoding PAS domain S-box protein: MKERKKRLLLVEDEAITALAETRFLESIGYEVLHVFSGEAALEAVTPEIDLILMDIDLGPGISGTEAASRILKKRELPILFLSSHSSQEMVQKVRNITRYGYVVKNSGYFVLQASIEMAFTLFEACEQQRQTLRYFRRAEEVSAMGHWRMSRDREHFLFSEGAVAICGLPAPLFSVTKFRLLVLPEDRILREQALERAIRDKTTYKAEYRIARPDDGRVIWIRSIADVEASGEIVFGVLRDITDLKKLENPTLVQPYGVSEKNHYYNLFDESSLPMFMLDPEDGSIVDANRAASEFYGWSMASLCQMKMADINILPFATAKAEMRSAVKLRKNFFFFCHRKADGSTCEVVVITNPVRIEGRSYLHSIIMDLYSPQSEELEKARRYWYLAEFSGAVVWTIDLEHETLSYISPSVEKVFGFTVESAKKLGMRGLLTPDSYDALMADSKREGPQIGLYQHYRSDGSIADIEITAIAVTGKACRCCEIVGVSRDISARLAAEREIEKLNDTNKQLFQEVQYRIRYTLLVIADLLKIEEKALTVETAYEALEDARKRVSSLSVFYDKLFTFPDYRVVPVRPYIEELLRYFSSQSKKRHIEIEGYVEDLTMNIQQLFLVSILIQELVNSAGKHAFQNMETGHISVTIIKLASSSLEVVVSDDGVDTDEEPHYPSAIGLGIITEVATMLSATVESRTSSGTTYKIRIPLSSQ; encoded by the coding sequence ATGAAAGAAAGGAAAAAACGACTTCTTTTGGTGGAGGATGAGGCGATAACGGCCTTGGCAGAAACAAGATTTCTGGAATCCATCGGTTATGAAGTGCTTCATGTCTTTTCTGGTGAGGCAGCTCTTGAAGCGGTAACACCGGAAATTGATTTGATTTTGATGGATATCGACCTTGGGCCGGGAATATCCGGAACAGAGGCCGCATCCCGTATTCTAAAAAAACGTGAATTGCCGATTCTCTTTCTGAGTTCCCATTCCTCACAGGAGATGGTTCAAAAGGTCAGGAATATCACCAGATATGGTTATGTCGTTAAAAACTCAGGCTATTTTGTGCTCCAGGCCTCTATCGAGATGGCTTTTACCCTGTTCGAGGCGTGTGAACAACAGCGGCAAACACTCCGTTATTTTCGAAGGGCCGAAGAAGTTTCGGCCATGGGGCATTGGCGAATGTCCAGGGATAGAGAACACTTTCTCTTTTCCGAAGGGGCTGTGGCTATCTGCGGCTTACCCGCTCCTCTTTTTTCCGTGACGAAGTTTCGCCTGCTTGTTTTGCCTGAGGATCGAATACTGCGGGAGCAGGCATTGGAGCGTGCAATTCGCGACAAAACGACATACAAGGCCGAATATCGAATAGCCAGGCCCGACGATGGCCGGGTCATCTGGATACGCTCGATAGCGGATGTCGAGGCGAGCGGTGAAATCGTTTTTGGCGTTTTACGTGATATAACAGATCTAAAAAAGCTTGAAAATCCGACTTTGGTTCAGCCGTACGGAGTGAGTGAGAAAAATCACTACTACAATCTTTTTGATGAGAGCTCCTTGCCTATGTTCATGCTCGATCCCGAGGATGGTTCGATTGTCGATGCAAACAGGGCGGCGTCGGAATTCTACGGATGGTCGATGGCTAGCCTGTGTCAGATGAAGATGGCCGATATCAATATTCTTCCCTTTGCCACGGCGAAAGCGGAAATGCGATCCGCCGTCAAACTGCGAAAGAACTTTTTTTTCTTCTGCCATCGAAAGGCGGATGGGAGTACATGCGAAGTCGTTGTCATCACCAATCCGGTAAGAATCGAGGGGAGATCCTATCTTCATTCGATTATCATGGATCTCTACTCACCACAATCCGAGGAACTTGAAAAGGCCAGGCGCTATTGGTATCTCGCGGAGTTTTCCGGAGCCGTTGTCTGGACGATTGATCTTGAGCATGAAACGCTATCCTATATCAGCCCTTCCGTTGAAAAAGTGTTCGGTTTTACGGTAGAAAGCGCAAAGAAGCTTGGAATGCGAGGGCTTCTGACTCCCGATTCCTATGATGCTCTTATGGCGGATTCAAAACGGGAAGGACCGCAAATCGGGTTATATCAACACTATCGTTCGGACGGCTCAATAGCGGATATTGAGATAACGGCAATCGCCGTTACAGGTAAGGCTTGCCGCTGCTGCGAAATTGTGGGGGTAAGCAGGGATATATCGGCAAGGCTTGCCGCCGAACGAGAGATTGAGAAGCTGAATGATACAAATAAACAACTCTTTCAGGAGGTCCAGTATCGGATACGGTATACGCTGCTGGTTATCGCAGATCTCCTAAAGATTGAGGAAAAAGCTCTGACGGTTGAGACTGCGTATGAGGCCCTTGAAGATGCGCGGAAGCGGGTTTCCTCATTGAGTGTTTTCTACGATAAGCTTTTTACATTTCCAGATTACCGGGTTGTTCCCGTTCGTCCCTATATCGAAGAACTTTTGCGATACTTCTCGTCTCAAAGTAAAAAGCGTCATATCGAGATCGAAGGTTATGTTGAAGATCTTACGATGAACATTCAGCAACTGTTTCTCGTCAGTATCCTGATTCAGGAACTTGTAAACAGTGCAGGCAAACATGCCTTTCAAAATATGGAAACGGGCCATATTAGCGTGACAATCATTAAGCTGGCTTCTTCTTCCCTTGAGGTGGTGGTAAGTGACGACGGGGTCGATACCGATGAAGAGCCTCACTATCCCTCGGCTATCGGCCTGGGGATTATCACCGAGGTGGCAACCATGCTTTCCGCCACCGTGGAATCCCGGACCTCCTCCGGCACTACCTACAAAATTCGCATTCCCTTAAGCTCCCAGTAG
- a CDS encoding type II toxin-antitoxin system Phd/YefM family antitoxin: MNNTITANELKTKGVTIIDEVTSRNNEAIITVRGKNKYVVLSIEEYSQLREYELEAAIKESEEDIKNGRIYDESIDDHMKRITSV, translated from the coding sequence ATGAATAATACCATAACGGCAAACGAGCTGAAAACGAAGGGTGTTACCATAATAGATGAGGTTACATCGCGCAATAATGAAGCCATCATCACTGTCCGCGGAAAAAACAAATATGTGGTTCTATCCATAGAGGAATACAGCCAATTACGAGAATATGAACTAGAAGCCGCGATAAAAGAGTCAGAGGAAGATATAAAAAATGGGAGAATCTATGATGAATCAATTGATGATCACATGAAGAGAATAACAAGTGTATAA